Proteins found in one Brevibacillus brevis genomic segment:
- the leuS gene encoding leucine--tRNA ligase gives MVFSHQNVEKKWQQYWEQNKTFKTSEDEGKKKFYALDMFPYPSGAGLHVGHPEGYTATDILSRMKRMQGYNVLHPMGWDAFGLPAEQYALDTGNDPAEFTEHNINTFRRQIKSLGFSYDWDREINTTDPNYYKWTQWIFTKLYEHGLAYIDEVAVNWCPALGTVLANEEVIDGKSERGGHPVERRPMKQWVLKITAYAERLLADLDELDWPESIKEMQRNWIGRSEGAEVTFGIEGHDETFTVFTTRPDTLYGATYAVLAPEHKLVEQITVPTQKEAVEAYLDQAKRKSDLERTDLAKEKTGVFTGAYAINPVNGERLPIWIADYVLISYGTGSIMAVPAHDERDYEFAKTFDLPIKQVIAGGDISKEAYTGDGEHINSGMLDGLNKEQAISKMIEWLEAEGKGNRKVTYRLRDWLFSRQRYWGEPIPILHLEDGTMKVVPESELPIMLPKTKEIKPSGTGESPLANISEWVNTIDPETGMKARRETNTMPQWAGSCWYFLRFIDPHNDKALADPDKLKEWLPIDIYIGGAEHAVLHLLYSRFWHKFLYDIGVVPTKEPFQKLFNQGMILGENNEKMSKSKGNVVNPDDIINSHGADTLRMYEMFMGPLDASIAWSTKGLDGARRFLDRVYRLFVGDNGELNEKIVETSNVAGMERVYHQTVKKVTEDYEGLRFNTGISQLMVFVNEAYKAEVLPKKFMEDFVKMLSPIAPHLGEELWEKLGHSESLAYAAWPTYDEAKLVEDEVEIVLQINGKNKEKLLIASDSTKEQMEEMAKNNEMIKELIEGKTIVKVIAVPGKLVNIVVR, from the coding sequence ATGGTATTCAGTCATCAAAATGTCGAAAAGAAGTGGCAGCAATATTGGGAGCAGAACAAGACCTTCAAAACCTCCGAGGATGAAGGCAAGAAAAAGTTTTACGCACTCGACATGTTCCCGTATCCATCTGGAGCTGGCCTGCACGTAGGACATCCAGAGGGCTATACGGCTACTGATATTTTGTCCCGCATGAAGCGGATGCAAGGATATAACGTTCTCCATCCAATGGGCTGGGATGCGTTTGGTTTGCCAGCGGAGCAATACGCGCTCGATACAGGAAACGATCCAGCGGAATTCACCGAGCACAATATTAACACCTTCCGCCGCCAAATTAAGTCGCTCGGATTTTCCTACGACTGGGATCGCGAAATCAATACGACCGATCCGAACTACTACAAGTGGACACAGTGGATTTTTACGAAGCTGTATGAGCACGGCTTGGCTTATATTGACGAAGTAGCTGTAAACTGGTGCCCTGCTTTGGGAACGGTTTTGGCAAACGAAGAAGTCATTGACGGAAAAAGTGAGCGTGGCGGACACCCAGTAGAACGCCGCCCAATGAAGCAATGGGTCCTGAAAATTACTGCATATGCGGAAAGACTGCTCGCTGACCTGGATGAACTGGATTGGCCAGAGAGCATCAAGGAAATGCAACGCAACTGGATCGGTCGTTCTGAAGGGGCAGAAGTAACCTTTGGTATCGAAGGTCATGACGAAACCTTTACCGTCTTTACGACTCGTCCAGACACTCTCTACGGAGCAACTTATGCGGTACTGGCTCCTGAGCACAAGCTGGTTGAGCAAATTACCGTACCAACTCAAAAAGAAGCAGTGGAAGCGTACCTGGATCAAGCGAAACGCAAGAGCGATCTGGAGCGTACTGATCTGGCGAAAGAAAAGACAGGAGTATTTACCGGAGCGTATGCGATCAACCCGGTTAACGGCGAGCGTCTGCCAATCTGGATTGCAGATTATGTGCTGATCAGCTACGGAACAGGCTCCATCATGGCAGTTCCAGCGCACGATGAACGCGACTATGAGTTCGCGAAAACGTTTGATCTGCCAATCAAGCAAGTAATCGCTGGTGGTGATATCTCCAAGGAAGCATATACTGGCGACGGAGAGCACATCAACTCCGGCATGCTCGATGGTTTGAACAAAGAACAGGCTATCAGCAAAATGATCGAGTGGCTGGAAGCGGAAGGCAAAGGAAATCGCAAGGTAACGTACCGACTGCGCGACTGGCTGTTCAGCCGTCAACGCTACTGGGGTGAGCCAATTCCGATTCTCCATCTGGAAGACGGCACGATGAAAGTCGTTCCGGAATCCGAACTGCCAATCATGTTGCCAAAAACAAAAGAAATCAAACCATCCGGTACAGGTGAATCGCCATTGGCAAACATCTCGGAGTGGGTTAACACTATCGATCCGGAAACAGGCATGAAAGCACGTCGTGAGACAAACACGATGCCGCAATGGGCGGGTAGCTGCTGGTACTTCCTGCGCTTCATCGATCCACACAACGACAAGGCATTGGCTGATCCAGACAAACTGAAAGAATGGCTGCCAATCGACATTTACATTGGTGGTGCAGAGCACGCGGTACTGCACTTGCTCTACTCTCGCTTCTGGCACAAGTTCCTGTACGATATCGGTGTCGTACCAACCAAGGAACCATTCCAAAAGCTGTTTAACCAAGGGATGATCTTGGGTGAAAACAACGAGAAAATGAGTAAATCCAAAGGCAACGTCGTAAATCCTGACGATATCATCAACAGCCATGGTGCCGACACACTGCGCATGTACGAAATGTTCATGGGACCATTGGATGCTTCGATCGCTTGGTCGACAAAAGGCTTGGATGGCGCACGCCGCTTCTTGGATCGCGTATATCGTCTGTTTGTGGGCGACAACGGTGAACTGAACGAAAAAATCGTGGAAACCTCCAACGTGGCTGGCATGGAGCGCGTGTACCACCAAACTGTGAAAAAAGTAACAGAAGACTACGAGGGCCTGCGATTCAATACAGGTATCTCTCAGTTGATGGTATTCGTCAACGAAGCATACAAAGCGGAAGTTCTGCCGAAGAAATTCATGGAGGACTTTGTGAAAATGCTGTCTCCTATCGCTCCGCACTTGGGTGAAGAGCTGTGGGAAAAACTCGGTCACAGCGAGAGTCTGGCTTACGCAGCATGGCCTACGTATGACGAAGCGAAGCTGGTTGAAGACGAGGTAGAAATCGTCCTGCAAATTAACGGCAAAAACAAAGAGAAGCTACTCATCGCTTCTGATTCGACCAAAGAACAGATGGAAGAGATGGCGAAAAACAACGAGATGATTAAAGAGCTGATTGAAGGAAAAACGATCGTCAAAGTCATCGCTGTTCCAGGCAAACTGGTGAATATCGTCGTTCGTTAA
- a CDS encoding DNA internalization-related competence protein ComEC/Rec2, whose product MKEQDGGIAVSVWIASLAMMIGLILSAYLHPAWLLLAAGVSWALVACIPLPYRKYVAYYSLISILAGLFFYGYENLHSSEVKPLAEREQSIWIEGVIDSPVRRDGDVARFFVTITSWGENERDQNEHRSFEKIALRVKLASFQEAVQIEQWRRGSVVVAPIRLSLPAPARNPYAFDYASYLYWQGVHVTGETSFQSVAMTPAFSVWASFQEWQDSGAKRIESLFTDTETAGYMKSLLLGLGQEVNPELAAMYSNLGLSHILAISGLHVTLVSSMFMWCLERIGIRRRLAFVVTILFLIGYVLLVGASASAIRSGLMGSVGLLCQVIGKRLDGKDVWAGALILMLVVNPYQLWHVGFQLSFAVTLGLIIFVPYSLHVFIRVPVWIRTLVAVTLSAQLVSFPFLIYHFHLFSPVSWLVNLVVTPILSAIALPFGYIAVVLDFVHPFLAVLPVWISTAMLKWIHLPLFAIEKIRLPFTYWPHPSWWWLALYTCFLGVLPIAWRLGYHRKRDIMLTFVIFLSFIVVARQPFSGVEEVRITFLDVGQGDSIVVEIGDKKVYLMDAGGTMRFPAAEPWMEKRDPFEVGKDVVLPFLMARGIEKIDRVIMTHGDLDHIGGFKSLVPHFSFGEVLVNGTVPSKLEGEIVRLFQQEGVPILTGLPGQSWSDGPGIEWKWLHPGESTFSGNDASVVLQLTAFNKSVLFTGDIEKDGESQLVQNGLTSVDVLKVAHHGSNTSSTEELLAVIAPKAAVISAGVKNRYGHPSSEVLLRLKKSGSAVYRTDAHGAITLVITPAGLYWQTQIMDT is encoded by the coding sequence ATGAAAGAACAGGACGGGGGGATTGCAGTGTCAGTATGGATAGCAAGCCTAGCGATGATGATCGGTCTTATTCTGTCCGCCTATTTGCATCCTGCTTGGCTGCTGTTGGCTGCGGGCGTATCATGGGCACTCGTTGCATGTATCCCGTTACCATACCGCAAATACGTCGCATACTACTCACTGATTTCTATTCTAGCAGGTCTCTTTTTTTATGGGTACGAGAATCTCCACAGCTCTGAAGTGAAACCATTGGCAGAAAGGGAGCAGAGCATCTGGATAGAAGGAGTCATTGATTCGCCTGTGAGACGGGACGGGGATGTAGCACGTTTTTTTGTCACGATAACATCTTGGGGTGAAAACGAGCGTGATCAAAATGAGCATCGGTCTTTCGAAAAAATCGCGCTTCGTGTTAAACTTGCTTCTTTCCAGGAAGCTGTACAAATAGAGCAGTGGAGACGTGGCAGTGTTGTCGTGGCACCGATTCGACTATCCTTACCGGCTCCCGCGCGCAATCCTTATGCGTTCGACTACGCTAGCTACTTGTATTGGCAAGGTGTCCATGTCACAGGGGAAACAAGCTTTCAATCGGTAGCGATGACACCTGCTTTTTCCGTGTGGGCGAGCTTCCAAGAATGGCAGGACTCGGGTGCCAAGCGAATTGAATCATTATTTACAGATACAGAAACGGCGGGATACATGAAGTCGCTCCTGCTTGGTCTTGGACAAGAGGTGAACCCTGAGCTTGCGGCGATGTATTCGAATTTGGGCTTAAGTCATATCCTCGCGATTTCCGGTTTGCATGTGACATTGGTCAGTTCCATGTTTATGTGGTGTTTGGAGCGGATTGGAATCAGACGCAGACTGGCATTTGTCGTAACGATTTTGTTCTTGATCGGGTATGTTCTCCTGGTGGGAGCAAGCGCGTCCGCGATTCGATCTGGATTGATGGGAAGTGTAGGTCTTCTCTGTCAAGTAATTGGAAAGAGGTTGGATGGCAAGGACGTTTGGGCTGGGGCACTTATTCTGATGCTGGTGGTAAATCCGTATCAGCTGTGGCATGTCGGTTTTCAGCTTTCTTTTGCGGTGACACTTGGTCTGATTATTTTTGTTCCATATAGCTTGCATGTGTTTATCCGGGTACCCGTCTGGATTCGTACACTTGTGGCGGTTACTTTGTCAGCCCAGCTCGTTTCTTTTCCGTTTCTCATCTACCATTTTCATCTGTTTTCACCTGTGTCATGGCTGGTCAATTTGGTGGTGACACCGATTCTTTCGGCCATAGCGCTACCATTCGGGTATATCGCGGTTGTCCTCGATTTCGTCCACCCGTTTTTGGCGGTGCTCCCTGTTTGGATATCGACGGCAATGTTGAAATGGATTCATCTCCCGTTGTTTGCTATTGAAAAAATAAGGCTCCCCTTCACTTATTGGCCGCATCCTTCGTGGTGGTGGCTTGCTTTGTATACCTGTTTTTTGGGGGTACTGCCCATTGCATGGAGGTTGGGCTATCATCGAAAGCGTGATATAATGCTTACTTTCGTTATATTTCTCTCGTTCATAGTAGTGGCCAGACAGCCGTTTTCAGGAGTCGAAGAAGTGCGAATTACCTTCCTTGATGTCGGACAAGGGGATTCCATCGTTGTCGAAATTGGTGATAAGAAGGTATACTTAATGGATGCGGGTGGGACAATGCGGTTCCCAGCGGCTGAACCATGGATGGAAAAGCGTGACCCATTTGAGGTGGGGAAAGACGTCGTTCTGCCGTTTTTGATGGCCAGAGGAATCGAGAAAATCGATCGTGTCATCATGACGCATGGCGATCTGGATCACATCGGGGGATTCAAATCGCTTGTTCCTCATTTTTCTTTTGGAGAGGTATTGGTGAATGGAACAGTACCTTCGAAATTGGAGGGCGAGATTGTCCGGCTTTTCCAACAGGAAGGAGTTCCGATACTAACCGGGCTTCCGGGTCAATCATGGTCAGATGGACCGGGAATCGAGTGGAAGTGGCTGCACCCAGGCGAATCGACCTTCTCAGGAAATGATGCATCCGTAGTACTCCAGCTGACTGCTTTCAACAAGTCTGTATTGTTTACGGGTGACATTGAAAAGGATGGAGAAAGTCAGCTTGTTCAAAACGGTTTGACTTCTGTGGATGTTTTGAAAGTAGCTCATCATGGAAGCAATACATCGAGTACCGAAGAGCTCCTTGCAGTCATAGCACCAAAAGCTGCTGTCATCTCTGCCGGGGTGAAAAATCGATACGGGCATCCTTCGTCCGAAGTGCTGCTTCGCTTAAAAAAATCGGGTTCTGCTGTGTACAGAACGGATGCTCATGGAGCGATTACGCTGGTTATTACACCTGCGGGATTGTATTGGCAGACCCAAATAATGGATACATAA
- the asnB gene encoding asparagine synthase (glutamine-hydrolyzing), giving the protein MCGIVSLYNKRQKPVQQEAISAMTGVILHRGPDDDGFHLEDNIALGFRRLSIIDVEGGHQPLFNETRDIWIIGNGEIYNYKELQQWLKDIGHVFHTDSDIETILHLYEEVGTDAPKHLRGMFGFTIYDSRKKRLFGARDHFGIKPLYYVETNDSIGVASEIKSLLELPGFKREVNPTAFYHYLTFQYVPDPETMFAGIYRIPPAHSFVIENDQIKLERYWDVEFKPDESKPFSYFVEGTRSVMLESVDKHRISEVSRGAFLSSGVDSSSIVGMLRTFEPVKSFSVGSDIPGYSELDYAKRTAAYLGSEHFERVINAKQYMDELPRLIWHQDEPVADPSAILLYFVAQMASEHVTVVLSGEGADEFFGGYNIYREPHSLKMFSGMPGWMRQSIGYMAERLPDQVKGKNFLIRGSKTVEQRFFGNALIFSEEMKKRVVMEDITRSESYVSPFTITEEIYKRASEYDDVTKMQYLDIHTWLRGNILMKADKMTMANSLELRVPFIDLKVFEFAATIPTKYKIANGTTKHVLREAMKDFLPPEIQTRKKLGFPVPTRHWLKNEFYKWAKEIIFESKVDNLINKAYVLYMLDEHREGNADYSRKIWTILVFMLWHQIFIEQKHNFEPYVSPNVDLRRKKNSLQHIG; this is encoded by the coding sequence ATGTGCGGAATCGTATCACTCTATAACAAGCGGCAAAAGCCTGTTCAACAAGAAGCGATTAGTGCAATGACGGGTGTCATCCTGCACCGTGGTCCAGATGACGATGGTTTTCACCTTGAAGACAACATCGCCCTGGGCTTTCGTCGTTTAAGCATCATTGACGTGGAAGGCGGACATCAACCGCTGTTTAACGAAACACGTGACATCTGGATTATTGGTAACGGCGAAATCTACAATTACAAAGAGTTACAACAATGGTTAAAGGACATCGGTCACGTTTTCCATACCGATTCTGATATTGAAACCATCCTCCACCTTTATGAAGAGGTAGGAACAGATGCACCTAAGCATTTACGCGGGATGTTTGGCTTTACAATCTACGACTCCCGTAAAAAACGTCTGTTTGGGGCACGTGACCATTTTGGAATCAAGCCTCTCTACTATGTCGAGACGAATGATTCGATCGGGGTTGCCAGCGAGATTAAGAGTTTGCTGGAGCTGCCAGGATTCAAGCGTGAAGTGAATCCAACCGCTTTTTATCACTATTTGACGTTCCAATATGTACCTGATCCTGAAACGATGTTTGCTGGCATTTACCGTATACCGCCTGCACACTCGTTCGTAATTGAAAACGACCAGATCAAGCTGGAAAGGTACTGGGATGTAGAATTCAAGCCTGATGAAAGCAAGCCGTTCTCTTATTTTGTTGAGGGTACGCGCAGTGTCATGCTCGAATCTGTCGACAAACACCGGATTAGCGAAGTTTCTCGTGGTGCCTTCTTGTCTAGTGGTGTTGACTCTAGCAGTATCGTTGGGATGCTGCGTACATTCGAGCCAGTCAAATCTTTTTCTGTCGGCTCAGATATTCCTGGCTATAGCGAGCTCGATTATGCGAAGCGAACCGCAGCATATTTGGGATCGGAGCATTTCGAGCGCGTGATAAACGCCAAGCAGTACATGGATGAATTGCCACGACTGATCTGGCATCAAGACGAACCGGTAGCGGACCCATCTGCCATCCTGCTCTATTTCGTAGCACAGATGGCGAGTGAACACGTAACCGTCGTATTGTCCGGTGAAGGTGCAGATGAATTTTTTGGCGGATACAATATTTACAGAGAGCCTCATTCTCTCAAAATGTTTTCCGGGATGCCGGGCTGGATGCGTCAATCCATCGGATACATGGCAGAACGCCTCCCCGATCAGGTAAAAGGGAAAAACTTCCTCATTCGCGGATCGAAAACGGTTGAACAACGCTTCTTCGGAAACGCACTGATTTTCAGCGAAGAGATGAAAAAGCGTGTCGTCATGGAAGATATTACCCGTTCGGAATCGTATGTATCTCCTTTCACCATTACTGAAGAGATTTACAAACGCGCTTCTGAATACGACGATGTGACCAAGATGCAATACTTGGACATTCATACATGGCTCAGAGGCAACATTTTGATGAAGGCCGACAAGATGACCATGGCCAATTCTTTGGAGTTGCGAGTGCCTTTCATTGATCTGAAGGTGTTTGAATTCGCCGCTACCATTCCAACGAAGTACAAAATTGCCAACGGCACGACCAAGCACGTGCTTCGTGAAGCGATGAAAGACTTCTTGCCACCTGAGATCCAAACGAGAAAGAAACTGGGCTTCCCTGTTCCGACTCGTCATTGGCTCAAAAACGAATTTTACAAATGGGCAAAAGAGATCATTTTCGAATCCAAGGTGGATAATTTGATCAATAAGGCCTATGTGCTGTACATGCTCGATGAACACCGCGAAGGCAATGCGGATTACAGCCGCAAAATCTGGACGATCCTGGTCTTCATGCTGTGGCATCAAATCTTCATTGAGCAAAAGCACAATTTTGAGCCTTATGTCAGCCCGAATGTAGACCTTCGTCGCAAGAAAAATTCGCTGCAGCATATCGGCTAA
- the holA gene encoding DNA polymerase III subunit delta, which produces MPLLSAIREIRQKQFSPIYVLYGPESFMAEDLLALARKEMIDPEFTDLNLSVYDCTETGLSEILQDAETLPFMGEHRLVIARQAYFLTGSKPSTKVESDPDALLDYLQNPPPYTTLILHTEADKLDERKKLVKTLQQKAKVIPFPLLKDGDLYGWVERQAGKYQAKIDRQQAMKLVERVGAELRLLDKEIEKMALFVGVGESITDDVIELLGARTLEQDVFALIEQVASGRLDKALRMMYDCMKTGEEPIKLLALLARQFRMLLHVKQLAPRGYSQQQMAGMIKMHPYAVKKAMEQARHFSEESLKKLLGILAEEDFRMKSGQVDKRLALELFVARAHDERTKRS; this is translated from the coding sequence ATGCCACTCCTATCGGCTATTCGCGAAATACGGCAAAAACAATTCTCGCCGATCTACGTCTTATACGGTCCAGAGTCTTTTATGGCCGAAGATTTATTGGCGTTGGCTCGCAAAGAAATGATTGATCCAGAATTTACGGATTTGAATTTGAGTGTGTACGATTGTACGGAAACAGGATTGAGTGAAATTTTGCAGGATGCGGAGACCTTGCCGTTTATGGGTGAGCATCGATTGGTGATTGCCAGACAAGCCTACTTTTTAACAGGAAGTAAGCCTTCGACCAAGGTAGAAAGCGATCCGGATGCTCTGCTCGATTATTTGCAAAATCCACCTCCGTATACCACACTTATTCTACATACAGAAGCTGACAAGCTCGATGAAAGAAAAAAGCTGGTCAAAACACTGCAACAAAAGGCGAAAGTGATCCCATTTCCGTTGCTAAAAGACGGAGATTTGTACGGCTGGGTGGAGAGGCAAGCAGGTAAATACCAGGCGAAAATCGATCGTCAGCAAGCCATGAAGCTTGTGGAGCGAGTGGGAGCCGAGCTGCGTCTTCTGGACAAGGAAATCGAAAAGATGGCTCTGTTTGTCGGGGTGGGTGAAAGCATCACGGACGACGTCATCGAGCTGCTCGGGGCACGTACGCTGGAGCAGGATGTATTCGCCCTGATTGAACAGGTCGCTTCGGGGAGATTGGACAAGGCACTCCGGATGATGTACGACTGCATGAAAACAGGAGAGGAGCCGATCAAGCTGCTGGCACTCTTGGCGAGACAGTTCCGCATGCTGTTGCATGTTAAGCAATTGGCTCCACGAGGTTATTCGCAGCAACAAATGGCAGGCATGATTAAAATGCATCCTTACGCGGTGAAAAAAGCAATGGAGCAAGCGCGTCATTTTTCCGAGGAGTCGTTGAAAAAGCTGTTGGGCATTCTGGCAGAAGAAGATTTTCGGATGAAGTCGGGGCAAGTGGACAAGCGTCTCGCCCTCGAATTATTCGTTGCACGTGCACACGACGAACGAACAAAACGGTCGTGA
- the comER gene encoding late competence protein ComER: MNRIGFIGTGSMGSILIESLLSAKALSPGHIIISNRTPAKAQQLAEKHPGLIVAHSNADLVKEAATIVLCVKPLEYSVMLEQIAPALTPEHLLITITSPIKLADLESQVPCAVARVVPSITNAVMSGVSLCEFGSRIQEEQRHFIRSLFAHISSPVEISEPFLRITSDIVSCGPAFISYILQQMIQEAVEETGISAEAATYMTTQMLIGMADLLREEAFTLPTLQKRVCVPGGITGEGLIPLQDGIPGLFAQVFRRTQAKFAEDQELVARNLNNQPH; this comes from the coding sequence ATGAATAGAATTGGGTTCATTGGTACGGGCAGCATGGGCAGTATCTTGATTGAATCATTGCTGTCGGCCAAGGCGCTTAGTCCTGGTCATATCATTATCAGCAACAGAACCCCTGCGAAGGCGCAGCAACTGGCAGAAAAACATCCCGGGCTCATTGTCGCGCACAGTAATGCCGATTTGGTCAAAGAAGCTGCTACAATCGTTCTGTGCGTCAAGCCACTGGAATATAGCGTGATGCTCGAACAAATTGCTCCCGCACTAACGCCGGAACACCTGTTGATTACAATCACCAGTCCGATCAAGCTGGCCGATTTGGAGTCTCAAGTTCCTTGTGCCGTTGCCAGAGTTGTTCCTTCAATAACAAATGCTGTAATGAGCGGAGTCAGCTTATGTGAATTTGGATCACGTATCCAAGAGGAACAACGTCATTTTATACGAAGTCTGTTTGCCCACATTAGCTCCCCTGTAGAGATTTCGGAGCCATTTTTACGAATTACTTCTGACATTGTCAGTTGTGGTCCTGCGTTTATCAGCTATATTTTGCAGCAAATGATTCAAGAAGCTGTTGAAGAAACTGGCATTTCCGCAGAAGCTGCTACTTACATGACCACGCAAATGCTAATTGGAATGGCAGATCTTTTACGCGAAGAAGCATTCACCCTCCCTACTTTGCAAAAGAGGGTCTGCGTGCCCGGTGGAATTACGGGGGAAGGTCTGATTCCTTTGCAAGACGGGATTCCCGGGCTTTTCGCCCAAGTGTTTCGCCGCACACAAGCGAAGTTTGCCGAGGATCAGGAACTGGTTGCACGAAATTTAAACAATCAGCCGCATTAG
- a CDS encoding ComEA family DNA-binding protein, producing the protein MVLEWWERYRRFILLTSAVLFVGCSFWLYQRDQSHKTGELPLHSPAYAASDVETKEGTDDSATAQPAKPVKTTPEIDKDKKQLSPPLFVDVKGRVKNPGLYQFEPGTRVANAIEKAGGALPDADLVQINLAAPLTDGAALVIPAKGASEPVSTSIGLVQSAASVSTTGASSAINLNTATAEELMSLPGIGEARAKAIVDYRSKQGPFRSADDLKQIEGIGDKMFTRIKDRLVVQ; encoded by the coding sequence ATGGTGCTGGAGTGGTGGGAGCGTTATCGTCGTTTCATCTTGTTGACTTCGGCTGTTCTGTTTGTCGGTTGTAGCTTTTGGTTATATCAACGCGACCAATCGCATAAGACTGGCGAACTACCGTTGCATTCTCCTGCTTATGCAGCATCGGATGTTGAAACAAAAGAAGGGACGGATGATTCAGCAACTGCTCAACCTGCCAAGCCTGTAAAAACGACACCGGAAATAGATAAGGATAAGAAACAACTCTCCCCTCCTCTCTTTGTCGATGTGAAAGGGCGAGTAAAAAATCCCGGTTTGTACCAATTTGAACCAGGTACACGTGTCGCAAATGCCATCGAAAAAGCAGGAGGAGCACTACCTGACGCTGACCTTGTCCAGATCAATTTGGCAGCGCCGCTCACAGATGGAGCAGCTCTTGTCATCCCGGCTAAAGGGGCAAGCGAGCCAGTCTCTACATCCATTGGCCTTGTACAATCTGCTGCCAGCGTATCCACCACTGGTGCCTCCTCAGCCATTAATCTCAACACGGCAACTGCAGAAGAGCTCATGAGCCTTCCCGGCATTGGAGAAGCGCGTGCCAAGGCAATCGTGGATTACCGGTCAAAACAAGGTCCATTTCGTTCGGCGGATGACCTGAAACAGATTGAAGGAATTGGCGACAAGATGTTTACACGGATAAAGGATCGGCTGGTGGTACAATGA
- a CDS encoding anti-sigma factor family protein — MTNEEIFELMQRDLDGDLSESEQELLLRLIQKDADLQLMYNRLKDVSQQLEHLPPVVPPISIVDSILPKLELAAAKPVAVKSTVNEEILPTLEVKRESSSLPESKKWKRMKVWMASLGSTAVAASLLVGVLFSGGDGKKHEVDSFQNGTDMTPAVVEQPKVPVDPTPQSNNPIPSNPKEEEGKAKKSTGAATQTKSKKPPAKNVQKQTQPPKKTNPTPPPKKAVPPTPVVTEDQPTGWPIGLDENPDREDKEPANDDKDDGGDKQEEKDKGKNKEKKKNKDND, encoded by the coding sequence ATGACCAACGAAGAGATTTTTGAACTCATGCAGCGGGATCTGGATGGAGATCTGTCGGAGTCCGAGCAAGAACTGCTCCTACGTTTGATCCAGAAAGATGCTGATCTGCAGCTTATGTACAACCGTTTGAAAGATGTGTCACAACAATTAGAACATCTGCCCCCTGTCGTACCTCCGATCAGCATCGTAGATTCTATCCTGCCCAAGCTGGAGTTAGCCGCTGCAAAGCCTGTTGCGGTGAAATCTACGGTGAACGAGGAAATCCTGCCCACTCTGGAAGTTAAGCGCGAGTCGTCTTCGCTGCCGGAATCAAAAAAGTGGAAGCGGATGAAAGTGTGGATGGCCAGTCTTGGTAGTACGGCCGTCGCTGCTAGCTTATTGGTTGGCGTGCTGTTTTCGGGCGGTGATGGTAAGAAGCATGAAGTCGATTCGTTCCAGAACGGAACGGACATGACGCCAGCGGTCGTGGAACAACCCAAAGTTCCAGTCGATCCTACTCCTCAAAGCAATAATCCAATACCTTCAAATCCAAAAGAGGAAGAGGGCAAGGCCAAAAAGTCTACTGGAGCGGCTACTCAGACAAAGAGTAAAAAGCCACCGGCAAAGAACGTTCAAAAGCAAACACAGCCACCGAAGAAAACGAATCCGACACCACCACCAAAGAAAGCTGTACCTCCAACTCCAGTAGTTACAGAGGATCAACCAACGGGATGGCCGATCGGACTGGACGAGAATCCGGACAGAGAAGACAAAGAACCTGCTAATGACGATAAGGACGACGGCGGGGACAAGCAAGAGGAGAAAGACAAGGGAAAAAATAAAGAGAAGAAAAAAAATAAAGATAATGACTAA
- a CDS encoding RNA polymerase sigma factor has product MHEAELIRMAQSGDHDALVELLRSIETSVYRSAYYILGNEQDALDASQEVLIRIYRKLDTYQEKAKFSTWVQRIVSNVCMDKFRAKKETVSIDEHELIIPDRNNVEEEILLTGLSNDIQEAIGRLPKQYRMVVVLRYLEDLSYQEIAEALDLPLNTVKSYLFRARQQLQELLYDYQKGGIG; this is encoded by the coding sequence ATGCATGAGGCAGAGTTGATCAGGATGGCGCAATCCGGGGATCATGACGCGCTAGTCGAACTGCTTCGATCTATTGAGACCTCCGTTTACCGAAGCGCTTATTATATTCTAGGGAACGAACAAGACGCGCTTGATGCCTCCCAGGAAGTCCTCATTCGAATTTATCGAAAGTTGGACACCTATCAGGAAAAAGCAAAGTTCTCTACCTGGGTACAACGCATTGTCAGCAACGTCTGTATGGATAAATTTCGCGCGAAGAAGGAAACGGTCTCAATTGACGAGCACGAGTTGATCATTCCTGATCGTAACAACGTAGAAGAAGAAATCCTTCTCACCGGGCTGTCGAATGACATTCAGGAAGCCATCGGAAGATTGCCAAAGCAATATCGGATGGTTGTAGTACTCCGCTATCTGGAGGATTTGTCCTATCAAGAAATAGCGGAGGCGCTAGATTTGCCGCTTAACACGGTAAAGTCGTACTTATTTCGGGCTAGGCAACAGTTACAGGAGCTGTTGTACGACTACCAGAAAGGGGGGATCGGTTGA